The following coding sequences lie in one Equus asinus isolate D_3611 breed Donkey chromosome 1, EquAss-T2T_v2, whole genome shotgun sequence genomic window:
- the TRPV5 gene encoding transient receptor potential cation channel subfamily V member 5, whose amino-acid sequence MGAPPAEARGPWIQLQTFLTSWLVREQDWDQQVDEAHMLQQKRIRDSPLLQAAKENDLCVLKELLLDRACAFRQRGALGETALHIAALYDNLEAAMVLMEASPELVKEPVMCEPFVGQTALHIAVMNQNVNLVRALLAHGASVSARATGTAFHRSPHNLIYFGEHPLSFAACVGSEEIVRLLIEHGADIRAQDSLGNTVLHILIFQPNKTFACQMYNLLLSYDGHGDHLQSLDLVPNHQGLTPFKLAGVEGNTVMFQHLIQKRKHIQWTCGPLTSTLYDLTEIDSWGEEVSFLELVVSSKKREARQILEQTPVRQLVSFKWKKYGRRYFCLLGALYVLYMICFTMCCVHRPLKFRSVNRTNSRDNTILQQKLLQEAYETHQDKIRMVGELVTVVGAVIILLLEIPDIFRVGVSRYFGQTVLGGPFHVIIITYAFLVLVTMVMRLCNMNGEVVPMSIALVLGWCSIMYFAQGFQMLGPFTIMIQKMIFGDLMRFCWLMAVVIVGFASAFFVIFQTEDPNNLGQFYDYTMALFSTFELFLTLIDGPANYDVNLPFMFSIVYFAFAIIATLLMLNLFIAMMGDTHWRVAHEQDELWRAQVVATTVMLERKLPRFLWPRSGICGCKYGLGDRWFLRVENHHDQNPLRVLRYVEAFKSSDKEDGQENLSEKQPSVVESGTQARTSLFLPTPSLSRNTSRSSSSHRGWEILRRNTLGHLNLGLDLGEEDGEENIYRL is encoded by the exons ATGGGGGCTCCTCCAGCGGAGGCAAGAGGACCCTGGATCCAACTCCAGACATTTCTGACCTCCTGGCTGGTCAGAGAGCAAGACTGGGATCAGCAGGTGGACGAGGCCCATATGCTGCAGCAGAAGAG GATTCGAGACTCTCCACTGCTTCAGGCAGCCAAGGAAAATGACCTGTGTGTCCTGAAGGAACTTCTGCTGGACCGAGCCTGCGCTTTTCGACAAAGAG GAGCTCTGGGGGAGACAGCGCTACACATAGCTGCCCTCTATGACAATCTGGAGGCTGCCATGGTGCTGATGGAGGCTTCCCCGGAGTTGGTCAAGGAGCCTGTCATGTGTGAGCCATTTGTAG GTCAGACTGCACTGCACATAGCTGTCATGAACCAGAACGTGAACTTGGTGAGAGCCCTGCTTGCCCACGGGGCCAGCGTTTCTGCCAGAGCTACAGGCACAGCTTTCCACCGCAGCCCCCATAACCTCATCTACTTTG GGGAGCACCCTTTGTCCTTTGCTGCTTGTGTGGGCAGTGAAGAGATTGTAAGGCTGCTCATTGAGCACGGAGCGGACATCCGGGCCCAGGACTCCCTAG GAAACACAGTGTTGCACATCCTCATCTTCCAGCCCAACAAAACCTTTGCCTGCCAGATGTACAACCTGCTGCTGTCCTATGATGGGCACGGGGACCACCTGCAGTCCCTGGACCTCGTGCCCAATCACCAAGGTCTCACCCCCTTCAAGCTGGCCGGAGTGGAGGGCAACACTGTG ATGTTCCAGCACCTGATACAGAAGCGGAAGCATATCCAGTGGACATGTGGGCCACTGACTTCCACTCTCTATGACCTCACAGAGATCGACTCCTGGGGAGAGGAGGTGTCCTTTCTAGAGCTTGTGGTCTCCTCCAAGAAGCGGGAG GCTCGCCAGATCCTGGAACAGACCCCGGTAAGGCAGCTGGTGAGCTTCAAGTGGAAGAAATATGGGCGGCGGTACTTCTGCCTGCTGGGTGCCTTGTATGTGCTCTACATGATCTGCTTCACCATGTGCTGCGTCCACCGCCCCCTCAAGTTCCGTAGTGTCAACCGCACAAACTCCCGAGATAACACTATCCTCCAACAGAAACTACTACAG GAGGCCTATGAGACTCATCAGGATAAAATCCGGATGGTAGGGGAGCTGGTGACTGTCGTCGGTGCCGTGATCATCCTGCTCCTGGAG ATCCCAGACATCTTCAGGGTTGGCGTCTCTCGCTATTTTGGACAGACTGTCCTTGGGGGACCATTCCATGTCATCAT CATCACCTATGCCTTCCTGGTGCTGGTGACCATGGTGATGCGCCTTTGCAACATGAACGGGGAGGTGGTGCCCATGTCCATTGCCCTGGTGCTGGGTTGGTGCAGTATTATGTACTTTGCTCAAGGATTCCAGATGCTGGGTCCCTTCACCATCATGATCCAGAAG ATGATTTTTGGAGACTTAATGCGCTTCTGCTGGCTGATGGCTGTAGTTATTGTGGGATTTGCCTCAG CGTTCTTTGTCATTTTCCAGACAGAAGACCCAAACAATCTGGGGCAATTCTATGACTACACCATGGCACTGTTCAGCACCTTTGAACTTTTCCTCACCCTCATTGATGGGCCCGCCAACTACGACGTGAACTTGCCCTTCATGTTTAGCATTGTCTACTTTGCCTTCGCCATCATTGCCACACTGCTGATGCTCAACCTGTTCATTGCCATGATGGGTGACACACACTGGCGAGTGGCCCATGAACAGGACGAGCTCTGGAGGGCCCAG GTCGTGGCCACCACGGTGATGTTGGAGCGGAAACTGCCTCGCTTCCTGTGGCCTCGCTCTGGGATCTGCGGGTGCAAGTATGGGCTGGGGGACCGCTGGTTCCTGCG AGTTGAGAACCACCATGATCAAAATCCTTTGCGAGTGCTTCGCTATGTGGAAGCTTTCAAGAGCTCAGACAAGGAGGATGGACAAGAGAATCTTTCTGAGAAACAGCCCTCTGTGGTTGAAAGTGGGACCCAAGCCAgaacctccctcttcctcccaacTCCCTCCCTGTCCCGGAACACATCTCGCAGCAGCAGCAGTCACCGGGGCTGGGAGATCCTTCGTCGCAACACCCTGGGGCACTTGAATCTTGGACTGGACCTTGGcgaggaggatggagaggaaaaTATCTATCGTTTATGA
- the LLCFC1 gene encoding sperm-egg fusion protein LLCFC1 gives MTSLGSQLCRAAFLAAILLLLRVKEVRPQKGSPSPDERSQKEKTPSTDQVQEQFEEHFVASSVGEMWQLVDMAQQEEDMTSETAAVHDHLFDLAFCFNLASIIVFL, from the exons ATGACTTCCCTGGGCTCCCAGCTCTGCAGGGCAGCATTCCTGGCAGCCATCCTGCTGCTGCTGCGGGTGAAGGAGGTGAGGCCTCAGAAAGGGAGTCCAAGCCCCGACGAGAGgagtcagaaagagaaaacaccaTCCACAG ACCAGGTTCAAGAGCAGTTCGAAGAGCACTTTGTGGCCTCCTCAGTGGGTGAGATGTGGCAGTTGGTGGACATGGCCCAGCAAGAGGAGGACATGACATCAGAGACGGCAGCTGTTCATGACCACCTATTTGACCTAGCCTTCTGCTTTAATCTGGCCAGCATTATAGTTTTTTTATGA